CGGACGCGGTACAGGCGGTCGAGGAGTCGAACCAGGGCAGGGTGCCTGGCCTGACGCCCATACGGGTGGGGCGCATGGCAGCAACGCCCTTCGCCTTTCTGCGTGGTTCGGCCGGCCTGATGGCACATGATCTGACGGGCACGCCGGTCACAGGCGTGGGTGCCCAGCTCTGCGGTGACGCGCACGCGGCCAATTTCGGTCTTTACGGCGATGCGCGCGGCAATCTGGTCATCGATCTCAACGACTTCGACGAGACCGTGTTCGGCCCGTGGGAGTGGGACCTCAAGCGGCTCGCCACCTCTCTGGTGCTCGCGGGGCGGGAGGCGGGGGCGGACGAGGACACGTGTCGGCAGGGCGCGTACGACACGGTGGGCGCGTACCGGCGCACGATGCGCCTGCTGGCCGGGCTTCCCGCACTCGACGCCTGGAACGCCATCGCCGACGAGGAACTCGTCTCCCACACCGACGCGCGGGATCTGCTGGGGACGCTGGAGCGAGTCTCCGCCAAAGCGCGCAACAACACGAGTGCCCGCTTCGCAGCGCGGTCCACAGAGGAATGCGAGGACGGTGGTCGCCGGTTCGTCGACGCGCCCCCCGTCCTGCGGCGCGTGCCCGACGCGGAGGCCGCCGCTGTCGCAAAGGGGCTCGAGGGTTACCTCGGGACCGTTTCGGAGGACAGAGTTCCGCTGCTTGCCCGCTATGCGATCCATGACGTCGCGTTCAGGGTGGTCGGCACGGGGAGCGTGGGGACCCGGTCGTACGTGGTGCTGTTGCTGGACCACCGTGGTGAGCCGTTGGTGCTGCAGGTGAAGGAGGCCCGCCCCTCCGCGCTCTCTCCTCATCTCCCGCAGGTCGGTTTCGAGGTGCCGGAGGTCGCGCACGAGGGGCGCCGGGTGGTGCTCGGGCAGAAGCGGATGCAGGTCGTCAGCGACATACTGCTCGGTTGGGCCGAGGTCGACGGGAGGCCGTACCAGGTTCGC
The DNA window shown above is from Streptomyces sp. Alt3 and carries:
- a CDS encoding DUF2252 domain-containing protein, with the protein product MTADERIPVVRGFARRVAGGVRSSGLGAVSAKAVSPKAAGKALRLKVPRSGHSSLVLPPGRPDAVQAVEESNQGRVPGLTPIRVGRMAATPFAFLRGSAGLMAHDLTGTPVTGVGAQLCGDAHAANFGLYGDARGNLVIDLNDFDETVFGPWEWDLKRLATSLVLAGREAGADEDTCRQGAYDTVGAYRRTMRLLAGLPALDAWNAIADEELVSHTDARDLLGTLERVSAKARNNTSARFAARSTEECEDGGRRFVDAPPVLRRVPDAEAAAVAKGLEGYLGTVSEDRVPLLARYAIHDVAFRVVGTGSVGTRSYVVLLLDHRGEPLVLQVKEARPSALSPHLPQVGFEVPEVAHEGRRVVLGQKRMQVVSDILLGWAEVDGRPYQVRQFRNRKGSVDPAALAADQVDDYGRMTGALLARAHAHSADPRLLAGYCGKNNELDAAVADFAVTYADRTEADHAELVRAVRAGRIGAELGI